In Pseudomonas poae, a single genomic region encodes these proteins:
- a CDS encoding tryptophan synthase subunit alpha, protein MSRLQTRFDQLKEQNRAALVTFVTAGDPGYDTSLAILKGLPAAGADVIELGMPFTDPMADGPAIQLANIRALEAKQNLLKTLQMVREFRKDNHDTPLVLMGYFNPIHKYGVPKFIADAKQAGVDGLIVVDMPPEHNGELCDPAQAAGIDFIRLTTPTTDDARLPTVLNGSSGFVYYVSVAGVTGAGAATLEHVEEAVARLRRHTDLPISIGFGIRTPEQAAAIARLADGVVVGSALIDHIANAKNDQQAIDGVLGLCAALSEGVRGARK, encoded by the coding sequence ATGAGCCGCCTGCAAACCCGCTTCGACCAACTCAAAGAACAAAACCGCGCCGCCCTGGTGACCTTCGTCACTGCTGGCGACCCGGGCTATGACACCTCGCTGGCGATCCTTAAAGGCTTGCCTGCCGCTGGCGCCGACGTGATCGAGTTGGGCATGCCCTTCACCGATCCGATGGCCGACGGCCCGGCAATCCAACTGGCCAACATTCGCGCGTTGGAAGCCAAGCAAAACCTGCTGAAAACCCTGCAAATGGTTCGTGAGTTCCGCAAGGACAACCACGACACACCGCTGGTGCTAATGGGCTACTTCAACCCGATCCATAAATATGGCGTGCCGAAGTTCATCGCCGACGCCAAGCAAGCCGGTGTCGACGGCCTGATCGTGGTCGACATGCCGCCTGAGCATAACGGCGAGCTGTGCGACCCGGCCCAGGCCGCCGGCATCGATTTTATCCGCCTGACCACGCCGACCACCGACGATGCGCGTCTGCCGACTGTGCTCAACGGCAGTTCCGGCTTTGTGTACTACGTGTCGGTCGCCGGTGTAACCGGTGCCGGTGCCGCTACCCTGGAACACGTCGAAGAAGCCGTGGCACGCCTGCGTCGCCATACCGACCTGCCGATCAGCATCGGTTTTGGTATCCGCACTCCGGAACAAGCGGCCGCCATCGCACGCCTGGCAGACGGCGTGGTGGTGGGTTCGGCACTGATCGATCACATCGCCAATGCGAAAAATGATCAGCAAGCCATTGATGGCGTACTGGGCCTTTGCGCAGCGTTGTCGGAAGGTGTCCGCGGCGCCCGTAAGTAA